A window of Pseudobacteroides sp. genomic DNA:
AAGAAGAATTACTGTCTTTCCGTTGGATTTTTGAGGGGATTTGCAAAGTTTTAATAAGTAGTTAATCCATATTCCAATCCATATATAATATCCATATTAGTTAAGTGTGAATAAATTTTTCATATTATTTCTTTAGACTTGTGCAGTAAAATGCAAAATTTTATGCAGCATACCCCAATTTGGCAACTACGGCATACAGACTTACCCCGTTAATAGCACAAGTGTATGTGTACTTACTTGAATAACTTTAACTCTCAAAAGATTATATTCTACTAAAATTTTAATTTTCCTTTATTCTCCAATACCTAGGCCAAAGGCTGTTTTGGGCCTAAAACATACTGAATCTTTTCAGCCTCAGCATTAATTATGTGTGCCAAACCAAGCTCTTCAAATACTATTGAATCTAACAGTAGATTGATAGTATTATTTTTGTTTGTATCAATTTTTGGAGTTATATTTGGAATGTTTGGAAAAGACATAGTATCACTCCCTTAAATTTTACATTTATATTGCATGAAATTAGGAAGAAAAAGTGAAAAATAAGACTTGCAAAAAGTGTGATAATAGTATTATGATTAAATCTACATGAAATCCGGCTAAAATCGATGAATTTGTTAATATAAGGCAAAAATGTTGTTTTGCGGGTCGAATCTCCCAATTATTTGTTGAAGTTAATGGGGGTTATTGATATAATTATATAGAATTATTAAAAAAACGACGCAAAGTCTTATCTATAATATAGTTTTATTCGATATCTATAATGTATTTTTTTGATTATTTTTTGATTGGTTATTCATGCGGGGAGTTTCTTAGGATTATTAGAGCGGTTGTTTAGTTGATTAATGAAATAGAAACAAGCAGTTAAGTAAACATATCAACTGGAGGAAATAGATGAAAATTCTTGCTATAAACGGTAGTCCAAATAGGAACGGTTCTACAGCAAAACTGATTGAGATGGTATTAGATGTATGTAAGGAAGCAGGTGCTCAATGTGAAAGTCTGCATATGGAGGACTATGTTGTAGGGGAATGCTCTGCATGCATAAAAAATTTAAAGGATTGTGAGTACTGTCAGGGTGAGGAAGATGATTTTATGCAGTTAAAGGCAAAAATGCTTGATGCTGACGGTATTGTTATAGGCAGTCCATACTATAGTGGTAAACCCACTGTACCTATCAAAATATTTATAAACAGAATAGCATTTACATGTGTTAATAATAGGTTTTTCGAGAATAAATATATAGTCGGGGTGTCTTCAAGTGCTGTAAGCAATAGTAAAAAGATAGCAAAATTTTGTGCTACATTAGGACACAGTAGCTTTATGGGTAATGGTATAGTATCAGGTTTGTTTTATGAAAGTACTGTAGATAAAGTGGTTATGGGAGATCTTGCTGACAATGAAGAGCTTAAAGAAAAGGCAAAATCCATTGGATTAAATCTTATCCAGGATATCCGGTCTAAGAGAAAAGCAAAATTCTTCAGACTCAAAAGAATAATTTTTACCAAGTGGATTAAGATGCTTTGTGTAAAGATTATCAGGATGTTCGACAAAATGTCGATACGGTTTAGAAAATTCGCGGAAGAGCAGGGCTGGGTCAAGAAGATAAATAAGATTGAAGATTAAGAATTCCTAAGGTTCAAGGCATTGGATAATTAGATGCTGGATGTAAATTGACGTCTTTATTTTGTTGATTTAGTAGCAATTTAATGATAAAATTATATTACTAGTCTTTTTATCCAAATGTTAATTTAATAAATCTAAAGGAGAGGTTATATGAAAAGGATCACTTCTGTATTTCTTGTTTTTGCAATTTTGTCATTAAGTTTAGTTGCTTTTTCTGCAAGCTCGCAAATTACAGTTTTCGTAATGGGGGACAAGCTGGATTTTAAAGATGCGGCTCCATTCATTGAAAACGGAAGGACGCTGGTTCCGTTCAGAGCTATTGCAGAAGCTTTGGGTGCGGATGTTGGCTGGGATAATGCAACCAGGACAGTTACCATAACAAAAGAAAATTCAGGTGCTTCAGATACAAACAGTGTTGATGGAACTAACGGTACAGTAAATAACACAAAAACTATAAAATTGGTGATTGGTGCTCCTAAAGCTGAAGTCAACGGAAGACAAGTTGAACTGGATGTTCCTGCTAAGATCACAGGCAGCCGTACATATGTGCCTCTTCGCTTTGTTAGTGAAGCATTGGAAATGGGTGTTTTGTGGGATGCGAAAACCAAGAAGATAAATATTGAAATGCCAGAAATCTATATTACACTGGATAAAGCCGTGGCAGAGGTTGGAGATTTGGTTAAGGCAACTATTAATGTTAAAGATTTCTACGGATTTGCTGGATACCAGATAAACCTAAAATACGATCCTGAAGTATTGCAACCTATAGATACTACAACAAACGGTGCCTTCTCGGATCAATCTCTTCCGGATGAAGGGACCCTTCTTAAGGGAAAGTTCTCGCCTGTAAATATGCCTGCAATTCCTGATAAAGACAAAGGAACTATAACTTATGGAACTACATACATGAATATTGAGGGATATAAAAACAGCAAAGTTTCAGAATCAACAGGTTCAATAGCGGTATTTACGTTTAAGGTATTAAAGAAGCAGCCTGCTACAATAAGCTTTGAAAACTCAAAGGCAATGACAAATGCAAAAGAAGGAACAATGCTTTTCAATTGGGATGGAACTTCTTTGTCAAACTATAAAGTTAAATTCTCTGAAACCCTTAATAAATAAAAAGTAAGATTAATAAATTTTTATATTAAAAGCAGTGTAAAAGCTGACAGCAAATCATAAAAGGTATGCTGTTAGCTTTTTTGTTTATGTCTAGTAGATTATGGTGTATACTACACCATAATCTACATTATAAGTATTATACCCAGCAAAATGAGAAGAGCACCGCCTACTCTCATCAGGGTAAGCTGCTCGCCTAGGAAAATAGTTGAACAGAATAGTGTAACAAGGGGGGAACTAGACATTATTATTGTAACAAATGAAACTTCACCCTTCTTGATTGCAGCAAAATAAGCCAAGTCGCCTACCAGAGTTGCAAGAATAGCTTCAATTCCTATTAGAACCCATGATGTTCCGGAAATGCTTTTAAGCTGCGATAGGGAACCGCTGCATATAACCCAACTGGAGATTAAACCGGCAGCGAACAAAGTTCTTATGGCCAAACCTGCAGTGGGATTGGTATTATGAAGCCCAACCTTTGCAAAAATAGGAGCAACACCCCAGCATATCATTCCGAATAATGCTAGAAAAAAAACTGACATATTCTTTTCCCCCGTGCCTTTTCTTCTCATACTTATATATCCTTTATCCGTTATTCATTAGTATATTGAGAGAATATGATAAAAACATCAGCAATATTCCAAATGAACCAAAATGGTAATAAAGGTTGACTATCAAAAATAAGAATATAAAGTATCAAATGATTAATTATTTTAAAGACATGGGAGATGCTATTATTAATACGAATCTAAAAAGTCTACTTGAAAACAAATCGTTCATGATGATATTGCTAGGTCAGGGAATTTCCAATATAGGTGATGCTTTCCAATT
This region includes:
- a CDS encoding EamA family transporter, with product MSVFFLALFGMICWGVAPIFAKVGLHNTNPTAGLAIRTLFAAGLISSWVICSGSLSQLKSISGTSWVLIGIEAILATLVGDLAYFAAIKKGEVSFVTIIMSSSPLVTLFCSTIFLGEQLTLMRVGGALLILLGIILIM
- a CDS encoding flavodoxin family protein, encoding MKILAINGSPNRNGSTAKLIEMVLDVCKEAGAQCESLHMEDYVVGECSACIKNLKDCEYCQGEEDDFMQLKAKMLDADGIVIGSPYYSGKPTVPIKIFINRIAFTCVNNRFFENKYIVGVSSSAVSNSKKIAKFCATLGHSSFMGNGIVSGLFYESTVDKVVMGDLADNEELKEKAKSIGLNLIQDIRSKRKAKFFRLKRIIFTKWIKMLCVKIIRMFDKMSIRFRKFAEEQGWVKKINKIED
- a CDS encoding stalk domain-containing protein, which produces MKRITSVFLVFAILSLSLVAFSASSQITVFVMGDKLDFKDAAPFIENGRTLVPFRAIAEALGADVGWDNATRTVTITKENSGASDTNSVDGTNGTVNNTKTIKLVIGAPKAEVNGRQVELDVPAKITGSRTYVPLRFVSEALEMGVLWDAKTKKINIEMPEIYITLDKAVAEVGDLVKATINVKDFYGFAGYQINLKYDPEVLQPIDTTTNGAFSDQSLPDEGTLLKGKFSPVNMPAIPDKDKGTITYGTTYMNIEGYKNSKVSESTGSIAVFTFKVLKKQPATISFENSKAMTNAKEGTMLFNWDGTSLSNYKVKFSETLNK